Sequence from the Plasmodium berghei ANKA genome assembly, chromosome: 3 genome:
taaaatttatttagttTCTAATTGTGATATACTTGATGCCGAGgtatttatgttttatgGGTCAAGGTTGTGTATTATGGGTTAGTGTTTTGTTCACTGTATCTGGGTTTTGATTTAGGGTTCGGagtatattataatataattttttatagtttgataatatattggGTCTGTAGATgttgataaaatatatttaccaTTCCTGTATGTTTAATCTCAAAATTATGTCTAAATATGCAACCCAAAAGGGGTATAGCCATTAATATGAAAGGGGTcgcataatatattttccatgCGCTATAATACTTTCATCTAAttcattcatatatattaaatggggcaatattataacttcccattttatattttattggTAATTTTTGGataactatatataaacccccttattatttattatgtagACTTGTTAGTCAGGGACTATATTGAATCATGAATAACCCAATATGCcgataatataaaagtttaaattaacattaaaaaaatacctATATGTTTTAACATATTctgatattatttaattttaatataactcacataatatattattttaatataatatttgataatatatgatttgaatataattaCTTGCACATAGTATGTTAATGGGTAAGGGGGGGgctatttaattatatatatcataatatgttcattttatgaatatttttatttaacaaaACCTCTTATTTGTACGACACatttttgaatttaaattatagtTTCCCCAATAAAACTGtaataaacattttatatatgacGTTGTAAAATTACAATCGGATTAATAcgtatattttataatattaatgaagtaaatttttatatattttaatatacaattataaGTTGCAGATACccaaatataaatcaaGATTCAACAAAgcatcattatttataatacagcaaatatttatgaaatactttttataatgtctaaaaaaatatatagtaataaaaaagtatattataagaaattatttcatcattttatGTTGTTAAAAtcttaatttatattaataaaatagtgtcacaagtttttatttattttacataaatatataatgttaaattatcatctaccaatttataatatttatggTTGGggcatattatattttaaaacagTTCAAATGAACATATTATGGTCATGCAATCCAATATATCCCCCTTCATGTAGAAAAAaccataaaaattttacatagttgtatttttttctaaaaacataataaaaacagttttttatattttcatttaatttttacgtaattaaattaatttatataaagtaataaaaatataatatttttttaattataaaaaacatttataaaaCTGTTGTTAATGTTTAATagaattaattttattcaaatattaaaatataataattaaatattattttttatgtaataattatatttgttttttattttttttagtgctttataatataaatttttaaacttttactatttttttaatccaTCAAAATGTTTTCTTAAGtctctatatatatgctatATTGTAATATCAATATTAACTTCAAATtactaaaatatatatattgtttttgtattttcccactagtatatgtataattgATTGTATTTGAAATGGGCACCTATATAATAGAATCTCGAAAtcttatatttaattatatttaaattggtaataatacaaaatatgttttatatatgtataatttcAAATAGGACTTTTGAAAATGAAGGTAATATAATTAGGCATAACTTCCTCAATAATATTTAGTATAGTTTTAGCAACAAACCGTTCAGATTCAGGATCCACCACGGGTTGCGTAATATACGAAAAAAcgacaaaaatatatcatattgTATATGCCTATAttaattgttttaattaattttgtatataaatataataataaattagcatggaaatatttgatatattttttattttgttattttttttagtttgGATTCTGTAGAAGAAAGTCAAAGAAATCCCATAAGACATCAGTTAAAGAAAAGAAACCGGTTGACCCTAAGCTTCCAGATCTCAAAATTATAGGTGATTTCGATCCAATAAAGTTAGAAGATACCAAAGGACGTAAAAGTATGTTAGCTAAACCCTTTGTCTCAGAAACCGATGGTACTGTTACTGATAAAGTGACAGGATCTTTAATAAGAGAAAAAGATTCTAGTGTATCAGAATGGTATATTAGACCATATAAAGATCATGAAGATGTGATTATGGTTAATTTTGTGCCTCTTAGGGAATATTATCAACATGAACAACAGAACGTACATAATCAATATGGGGTCTCTCCTTCAGTACCTAAGATGTctgaaaaacaaaaattaagtACTATAAATGCAGAGATATCAAATAGGGTACATGATGATGACGAAAGCACGATATATGAAGATGACGCAAGTACGATACTGGGGAATGACGACTTTACTCTAAATGTAGATGAAGAAATAGATGCAGAACTTGTATCATGTTTCGGagatgaagaaaatgaaaatgaatagAATGCTgaagaattaaataaataaccgaataaataatgaataaagTAAATATGAAGTAATATAACCCTAAAAATCATTATTGAAAAATCACAATGAACAAAAAGCGaagatattatataaatatggtTTTTTatggaataataatagtaataagGAAACGATTATGTGTTTACAAATGTTTCAAGTTATacacttttttaattaattaaaaaattatttgttgtgtgccttttttaattttaaaaggGCGTTTTCTTATATTCATGCCAAAcatatccatatatattattttagtAGGGTTTGTTTTTGTGCataccatttttttaatatgtttatattttttcatgaTTTTTAAATGCATTTGAATGCTATAAATGTTTAGTTTGATTCTCATGTAAAATTGTgcaattaaatatattgcgagtttgttattttttaaaattattaaacaataaaacatataatagtataaatttaatttaatgaTTATGTCTTATCATATAATTTGATAGAATTACGATTCCCATTTAACTATGAAAAATCCAATTATGAATATAGGactgttatatatattccttGATATTCTGCTATATGATAATACGATTGTTGCAATTCTTTCATAGTTATCGATTAATAATGTAGTCTcgattttaaataaatatataatatttctttttaagTAATTAACTATTATAAGTGCTATATGctttctatatattataatactattcatttatttaataacaaaaaatattttaatcgctataattttgaatattcatCTACattacaatatatattcatattaatatgtgTCTTTTAagattaattaaatatattaccaatatataataaatagccataaaatatatatgcatggaATATCGATCAGGAATCAACAATATAACATTATCTATAAAATGTCTTTTATGCatctaatatttttaataacaaaGTAAAGATTGAActatatatgcaatattttttaagttttaaTTGTAGTTACTACTTCCtttgtattttctttacatttttgttaaaattaattagtattaatagaaatagttttataagattttgtttatttattataaagatataataatatattaatcaCTATTCATTTTAAAACTTATAGTTTTGaggtataaataaattatattttaaaaagttaatatattgcataaaataatattgttaagatttcatataatattttgttttaataatttttataataattaaaaaaattaggtATATAGGATTAGggctattattatatgcctatacctatacatataaaatagtaaattATTCTAACGATAactaatatttaaatattattttattgtaaaaacgtcatataattatatattaatacaaattatatataaaaaaatataataataaattttctttgaactaacaatatttatattaggagggtatatatatacaagcttgtatatttatattttaaatatattgttattacagaataatatgcatgctctaaaatgttataatttaaaacaatatagcaaggaaaaatattaattggTTTAAAGTATTTCTCTGAGGGCATTAATTATCTCATTGTAGTATGCAGTGATATATCAGTAGCAATAATAATGGGCTAGTATGTTACTAAATATTACCaagtatattatatttatttgatacaacagatgaatataaattcattatatatattattaaaccggtgataatattaaaattgtatgTAAACAAGACCAAATGGAatattataacatttatttaagTAAGCCTTAATATGatcatattaatattaacaatgtcgagcaaaataatattaatttattaatagtTCTATagttttcattaaaaatacaacCATTTCattatagaaataaataatctttattatgcatatattaatttattaatagtTCTATagttttcattaaaaatacaacCATTTCattatagaaataaataaaatattattacaaaatatgCAATACATATGTTTAGGTTATAAGTATAGATGTGTAGTTAATGTAGTAACCCATGTTATATTGATtcttaaattaattaattatttcaaCCAAAGTGTGAATACAAttctaaaattaaaaattattatattaaattatatttattttctttattgtttaaaatatatttattaatcatttatacattaaatatacgataaaaatgaaaataataatgtacattttatatatactaacTATTATCCTAAAACTAATTATATccattattcattttaattGCAATAGCTCAATTAACctaatttgtatattatgcttttttatttttaaaaataaaataagataTGCACTCGAAACTATtcattaattatatttataaataaagaagtGTTAGCACATAAGCAAAgttattaaatattctaaaatgaattattaatttatatacagTAATTAAGataattaaacatattatgTGCCAtttatttagaaaaaggaaaatattaaatttaaacccaaattgtttttatatttattagaaataatataaaaggTGTAATATTTCACGTTTAATAATAAcgtatattaataaatggcattaaaataatgagatacaaatatatttttaacaattatagtaataatacatttctaattctttatatattataataatatagaatGTGTGCCTTCTTTgctataaatatagaaaatacatagctttttatataaagcgtataataattaggagatatgttttatttaaactCATGAAAGATTAcacaaaattatacaatGAAGCTATTCCGAATATTATTAAGAGTAGCGATATTTCGCATACGATAAAAATGTTTCAAACAAATTACAATAAAAGTGAATATAagttttatttcattatattatattcatttaaaattaatattattattgggAATAATACTAATAACGCGTTTACTACTGCAATTTTACATAGAGGAATCAAGCCATTGTTTAACTTATTTTGTTTcagcatatatattttatttaaaaacaatatgatgaaaattgatctaaaaattaaaacataaCTCAATTATAATGGAAGCATATTCGgtaaatacaattttttaataaaaatgatttattatatttcagGGTGTATATGAGCTATTAATTATCATTAACTTCATTTTAATAacttttttgttaataaatgttttattaattttttaaaaacattttcTTAGTTTGAGTTATTTCATGAAGTTGATAAACTTTTTGATGATAAGTGTGTTAATACGAGCAGATTTAACAATGACAATAAACTAACCCAATATTGCCCTGAACAGGATGGATATACAAGTTGTTATAATGATTATCAAAGAATCAACGCTATTGGAACATATGTATTTatgaaattatataataaaaatcaaGCTTTAAATGGAACGAATGGTGAAAGACATCttgattattttattatatggaTAAACCACATATTATACAGGAAATTCAAAGATAACAACTTTACTTTAAATTCGATTTATAACAAAGATTTAAAGAATAATATTGGAAATTTTAGTTATTGGACccttttacaaaataaaatgtatcTGATAAATTCTAATATTGCAATTATGAATATTCTTTACCTTTTATTTCAGCAAGTTTTCTATACAATTAATACATatcaaacaaaaaatgtatcAGGATACGAATATGTAAACAAGGCCTTTGAATTCTATGTTATGTATGATaaactttttaaatatt
This genomic interval carries:
- a CDS encoding erythrocyte membrane antigen 1, whose translation is MKFGFCRRKSKKSHKTSVKEKKPVDPKLPDLKIIGDFDPIKLEDTKGRKSMLAKPFVSETDGTVTDKVTGSLIREKDSSVSEWYIRPYKDHEDVIMVNFVPLREYYQHEQQNVHNQYGVSPSVPKMSEKQKLSTINAEISNRVHDDDESTIYEDDASTILGNDDFTLNVDEEIDAELVSCFGDEENENE